A window of Pusillimonas sp. T7-7 contains these coding sequences:
- a CDS encoding non-ribosomal peptide synthetase, translating to MTATPFPSGAGSPQRPASTEKPLLRPIEDAYPLTRIQQALLVRCIAYPEQALYTGQWWVQLEGELNERAFCAAWQGVVDRHTALRSGFHWDLKDHPFQVVHRRATLPITRHDLSGSPSWRAQLDALLAEDRNQPFDIKKPPLMRLALVRLPAGRHCVVWTRHHLTVDGWSLGIILDEVFALYKALQAGHDHGLLPASAFRAYADWEKARDGNHARSHWQSKLQAGSNAGLTGRGLISLTEARGNPDINTISLALSAKHTAGLNEFARSAQLTVSTLVQAAWALVAARLNNQDTILFGSVETIRPPHLENSSAAPLVGIQIQIQPILAHIQDAPLSTWAMALQADATQARAAGPISLDDLRELLGLQPDTLPFDSLLGYQNYPLNEAATFAGSGLSMLESGDTTVPDMPLNLMVERQADAGLSLQLMHDLRYYSKADAALRLDMLAHTLATLPSLATTPVSQIDTLPEALRDSLQQGGHAPLTHAYPPSVLHTILDHAVANPHATAIVHGDQRLSYGTLLASASAIAHRLEAQGVQRGERVGLHLERTPLALAAILGIMLRGASYVPLDLDAPEDRKAFIIAEAKLAAIVSGTPHAIAGITPLVVAELEQPAAANPMPAPVPGDLSHDEAYVIFTSGSTGRPKGVAITHGNLSYHVAARNQAHPGQPNRILLLTFPLIFDGSVTGIFGTLSIGGTLVLPQPIAASDPDRLARLIAQERVTQTIMIPSQWSLMLSSMACKELAGLELAVVAGEACPRELVERHHAQLPDTRLCNEYGPTETTVWATLEHCLAGETGPVAIGRPIPGARAYVVDQRGRPCPPGATGELLIAGPGIAVGYIGRPDLTADRFIANPFSSTDDCARAYRTGDQVALGFDGKLRFQGRADDQVKISGYRIELDEISACLLQAPGVNDAAAVVHRDSPQALAQIIGHVAGTDLPSADSLLRHVQGLLPAYMLPHSIVLHERLPRSASGKLDRKALPPPTPQTATAAPPEGENEQRIAQVWQSVLNRNSVGRHDDFFALGGKSLDAMQVVSRLRREMDMSIDLIDLFEAPRLSDLAQRLTNQGGGGATAIRKKQRVRVDLAGTAAKSAS from the coding sequence ATGACCGCAACACCTTTTCCCAGTGGCGCAGGTTCACCGCAACGCCCTGCCTCAACAGAAAAACCCTTGTTGCGTCCCATCGAGGACGCCTATCCCCTGACCCGCATCCAGCAGGCCTTGCTGGTCCGCTGCATTGCCTACCCCGAGCAGGCGCTATATACAGGGCAGTGGTGGGTGCAACTCGAAGGCGAACTCAACGAGCGAGCCTTTTGTGCGGCATGGCAAGGTGTCGTCGACCGGCACACCGCACTACGCAGCGGATTCCACTGGGACCTTAAAGACCATCCCTTTCAAGTCGTGCACCGCCGGGCCACGCTACCCATTACCCGACACGACTTAAGCGGTTCCCCCAGTTGGCGCGCGCAACTCGACGCCCTGCTGGCCGAAGACCGCAACCAGCCTTTCGACATCAAGAAGCCTCCGCTTATGCGCCTGGCCCTGGTCCGCTTGCCGGCCGGCCGCCATTGCGTGGTCTGGACACGCCATCACCTGACCGTAGACGGCTGGTCGCTGGGCATTATTCTTGACGAAGTATTTGCCTTGTACAAAGCGCTACAAGCTGGCCACGATCACGGCCTCTTGCCGGCGTCTGCCTTTCGCGCCTATGCCGACTGGGAAAAAGCGCGCGACGGCAATCATGCACGAAGCCATTGGCAGTCCAAGCTGCAGGCTGGTTCCAATGCCGGGCTGACCGGTCGGGGTCTGATCTCGTTGACCGAAGCACGCGGCAATCCCGACATCAATACGATAAGCCTGGCATTATCGGCCAAGCACACAGCCGGCCTGAACGAGTTCGCCCGATCGGCGCAACTTACCGTTAGCACGCTGGTTCAAGCCGCATGGGCCTTGGTGGCCGCCCGTCTGAACAATCAGGACACCATTTTGTTCGGTTCGGTAGAAACCATCAGGCCGCCCCACCTGGAAAACAGCAGCGCAGCACCCCTGGTTGGCATCCAGATTCAAATTCAACCCATACTGGCCCATATTCAAGATGCACCGCTAAGCACCTGGGCCATGGCGCTGCAAGCGGATGCCACCCAGGCGCGCGCGGCCGGCCCCATCAGTCTGGACGACCTGCGAGAATTGCTGGGCCTGCAACCCGACACTTTGCCTTTCGACAGCCTGCTGGGCTACCAGAACTATCCCCTGAACGAGGCGGCCACCTTCGCCGGCAGCGGGCTGAGCATGCTTGAAAGCGGTGACACCACCGTACCCGACATGCCGCTCAACCTGATGGTGGAACGACAGGCGGACGCAGGCCTGAGCCTGCAGCTCATGCACGACTTGCGCTATTACAGCAAGGCCGACGCAGCGCTGCGGCTGGACATGCTGGCCCATACGCTGGCTACGCTACCCAGCTTGGCCACTACACCGGTTTCACAGATCGATACGCTGCCCGAAGCGCTGCGCGACAGTCTGCAGCAAGGCGGGCATGCCCCGCTCACCCACGCCTATCCACCCTCAGTCCTGCACACCATACTTGACCACGCCGTCGCCAACCCCCACGCCACAGCCATTGTCCACGGCGACCAGCGCTTGAGCTACGGCACACTGCTGGCATCGGCCAGCGCCATCGCCCACCGGCTTGAAGCACAAGGCGTACAGCGCGGTGAACGGGTCGGCCTGCATCTGGAGCGCACACCGCTTGCCCTGGCCGCCATACTGGGCATCATGCTGCGCGGCGCCTCATACGTGCCCCTCGATCTGGACGCCCCCGAAGACCGCAAGGCATTTATCATTGCCGAAGCCAAGCTGGCCGCTATCGTGTCCGGTACGCCCCATGCCATCGCAGGTATCACCCCGCTAGTCGTCGCCGAGCTCGAGCAACCCGCCGCCGCCAACCCCATGCCGGCCCCTGTGCCCGGCGACCTGTCCCATGACGAAGCCTATGTCATCTTCACCTCGGGCTCCACAGGCCGGCCCAAAGGTGTTGCTATCACGCATGGCAATCTGTCTTATCACGTTGCCGCCCGCAACCAGGCCCATCCCGGCCAGCCCAACCGTATTCTGCTGCTGACCTTTCCCCTGATTTTCGACGGATCCGTCACCGGCATATTCGGCACCTTGTCGATAGGCGGCACACTGGTACTGCCCCAGCCCATCGCCGCTTCCGATCCCGATCGCCTGGCACGACTGATCGCCCAGGAAAGAGTCACCCAGACCATCATGATTCCATCACAGTGGAGCCTGATGCTGTCCTCCATGGCCTGCAAAGAACTGGCCGGACTGGAACTGGCTGTCGTGGCCGGCGAAGCCTGCCCCCGCGAGCTGGTCGAACGTCATCACGCGCAGCTGCCCGACACCCGTTTGTGCAATGAGTATGGCCCCACCGAAACCACGGTCTGGGCTACGCTGGAACACTGTCTTGCCGGAGAAACCGGGCCTGTCGCCATTGGCCGGCCCATACCAGGCGCACGCGCCTACGTGGTCGACCAGCGCGGCCGGCCCTGCCCGCCCGGCGCCACCGGCGAACTGCTTATCGCGGGGCCAGGCATTGCCGTCGGCTACATAGGGCGCCCCGACTTGACCGCCGATCGCTTCATCGCCAACCCCTTCAGCAGTACAGACGATTGCGCGCGGGCATACCGGACCGGCGACCAGGTCGCCCTGGGTTTCGACGGCAAATTGCGTTTTCAGGGCCGAGCCGACGACCAAGTCAAAATCAGCGGCTATCGCATCGAGCTGGACGAGATCAGCGCCTGTCTGCTGCAGGCGCCGGGCGTCAACGATGCCGCCGCCGTGGTACACCGCGACTCTCCACAGGCGCTGGCGCAGATCATCGGGCATGTGGCGGGTACCGACCTGCCCTCGGCAGACAGCTTGCTCAGGCACGTCCAGGGTTTGCTGCCCGCCTATATGCTTCCCCATAGTATCGTGCTGCACGAACGCCTGCCACGCAGCGCATCCGGCAAACTCGATCGCAAGGCCTTGCCACCGCCAACGCCGCAAACCGCCACCGCAGCTCCGCCCGAGGGCGAAAACGAACAGCGCATAGCCCAGGTCTGGCAGTCGGTGCTCAACCGCAACAGCGTCGGCCGCCACGATGATTTCTTTGCCCTGGGCGGCAAATCGCTGGACGCCATGCAAGTCGTCTCTCGCCTGCGCCGCGAAATGGATATGTCCATCGACCTCATCGATCTGTTCGAAGCGCCGCGCCTGTCCGACCTGGCGCAGCGACTGACCAATCAAGGCGGCGGCGGCGCAACAGCCATACGCAAGAAGCAAAGAGTCCGGGTCGACCTCGCTGGCACAGCTGCCAAAAGTGCCTCATGA
- a CDS encoding antibiotic biosynthesis monooxygenase, translating into MAEMFLTITRANIKAGNEKEARALLEKSLLPNDGSKPGDHIPGLIGFGLMRSKKDPSMFGLATVWKDEASFDALSSNANAKTGGDWVEKFKTFTSGDVKGEGFYIESL; encoded by the coding sequence ATGGCTGAAATGTTTCTAACCATAACGCGCGCGAATATCAAGGCAGGCAACGAAAAAGAGGCCCGCGCCCTGCTCGAAAAATCATTGCTTCCCAACGACGGATCCAAGCCTGGCGACCATATTCCCGGCCTGATCGGTTTCGGTCTCATGCGCTCCAAAAAAGATCCTTCCATGTTTGGCCTGGCTACCGTCTGGAAAGACGAAGCCTCGTTCGACGCCTTGTCCAGCAACGCAAATGCCAAGACCGGCGGCGACTGGGTGGAAAAGTTCAAAACATTCACCTCTGGCGACGTCAAGGGTGAAGGCTTCTACATAGAAAGCCTGTAA
- a CDS encoding phytanoyl-CoA dioxygenase family protein, protein MEDKPEFTERYARDGVACIRQAFSDEWVKLARLGIEKNIAQPSPFFRRLDDGSGAFLSDCWSRRHIPELERFCLESPAARIAFHALGSSQVRLAQDTWFVKEPGTSARTPWHHDTVIQGPFCSIWVALDAIPREASLEFVRGSHAWGKTLMPKSFFEDPAARSAADAYYSEFHGDQTRGDANLFGQVPDIESDRDAYDIVGWDMEAGDCVLFDARTVHGAPGNQTFEPVRRFVTRWVTDEAFVAPHAQDMIAALDRAGLNAGLRLGGPIRGTLFPPFNF, encoded by the coding sequence ATGGAAGACAAACCCGAGTTCACAGAGCGCTACGCCCGCGACGGCGTGGCCTGCATACGCCAGGCATTTTCAGATGAATGGGTCAAGCTGGCCCGGCTGGGCATAGAAAAAAACATCGCCCAACCCAGCCCCTTTTTCCGCCGACTGGACGATGGCAGCGGGGCTTTCCTGTCCGACTGCTGGTCGCGTCGGCACATTCCGGAGCTTGAACGGTTCTGCCTGGAATCTCCGGCCGCTCGCATTGCCTTTCATGCCCTGGGATCCAGCCAGGTACGCTTGGCCCAAGACACCTGGTTCGTCAAAGAACCCGGCACGTCCGCACGCACCCCCTGGCACCACGACACCGTCATTCAAGGCCCCTTCTGCTCCATTTGGGTGGCCCTCGATGCCATTCCCCGCGAGGCCTCACTCGAATTCGTACGAGGCTCGCACGCTTGGGGCAAAACCCTCATGCCCAAGTCCTTCTTCGAAGATCCAGCGGCTCGCTCGGCCGCCGACGCCTACTACTCGGAATTCCATGGCGATCAAACCCGCGGCGATGCCAACCTGTTCGGCCAAGTACCCGACATCGAGTCCGACCGCGATGCCTACGATATTGTTGGATGGGACATGGAAGCAGGCGATTGCGTGCTGTTCGACGCCCGCACCGTGCACGGCGCCCCAGGCAATCAAACCTTCGAACCTGTACGCCGCTTCGTAACGCGCTGGGTTACTGACGAGGCTTTTGTGGCGCCTCATGCTCAAGACATGATCGCCGCACTTGATCGTGCCGGGCTGAATGCCGGCCTGCGCCTGGGCGGCCCCATACGCGGAACGCTGTTCCCGCCATTCAACTTCTAG
- a CDS encoding thioesterase II family protein, producing the protein MPYAVDNSEKLTARQWQWLLRVRGAVPGQPTFVFFPHAGATPLSVGRLASLLPRAAGVIVAVLPRGSELDDGVPLLRVTDAAQGVAQGMITLLDADAAGSTRLVLVGNSYGALLAYETAWRLVRAAVSIERLIVSGFRSPILPLADTPLYRLPLAQLRSELSARFGVPPDAGPAAVWGGELAEQALRADLQACDTYRHQHDESLPIPISVLHLTGDASVSLEDLKAWKAVSRFPVSLTPCDAGHFPWAGQPDAMVRTLLELVADG; encoded by the coding sequence ATGCCTTATGCGGTGGATAACAGCGAGAAATTGACTGCCAGGCAATGGCAATGGTTGTTGCGGGTACGCGGTGCTGTGCCCGGTCAGCCCACTTTCGTTTTTTTTCCGCATGCAGGGGCCACACCGTTGTCCGTAGGCCGTCTGGCCTCTCTCTTGCCTCGTGCCGCAGGAGTGATCGTAGCCGTTCTGCCGCGTGGCAGTGAGCTCGACGACGGCGTGCCACTCTTACGTGTTACCGACGCCGCACAAGGTGTGGCACAAGGAATGATCACCTTGCTGGACGCAGACGCCGCCGGCTCGACCCGTCTGGTCTTGGTGGGCAATAGCTATGGCGCTTTGCTGGCCTACGAAACAGCGTGGCGCCTGGTGCGAGCCGCAGTCTCTATCGAACGGCTCATCGTGTCGGGTTTTCGCTCCCCGATACTGCCCCTGGCCGATACCCCCCTTTACCGACTGCCTCTGGCGCAGTTGCGCTCCGAGTTAAGCGCGCGTTTTGGTGTTCCCCCCGATGCCGGACCGGCTGCCGTATGGGGTGGCGAACTTGCCGAGCAGGCGCTGCGCGCCGACTTGCAGGCTTGCGACACCTATCGTCACCAGCACGACGAGTCTTTGCCTATACCCATAAGCGTCTTGCATCTGACTGGCGATGCCTCGGTATCCCTTGAAGATCTAAAAGCCTGGAAGGCGGTTAGCCGCTTTCCGGTATCTCTTACACCGTGTGACGCCGGACATTTTCCCTGGGCGGGGCAGCCCGACGCCATGGTCCGGACGCTGCTTGAACTGGTGGCCGATGGATAA
- a CDS encoding ATP-binding cassette domain-containing protein: MFKRLKVWLQQKLRPSSSRLERIEKDACALLGLPAVLPAEQLAAKVRADTRPGSGRDPGLELLRRLLVERLDFPEPALGLYSAGLLHLLTHKAEEGVHIRPDETSDITELVSCLEQPTYSPADAARAGAFLRFLLDTYEVEGTLAFARAMQPGVDLDDVAQQATNKSLLMLSLQWGESVSREQPVKGLWPFVVWTVGLLRPYRGFCSLLVVGILIQTAYATLMPIWLNDLFDDGITARNATVIWHTLAYLVGGFLVTSAAGVAIDFSVSTLGPKALNDVRTKVFDKLLALSSRSLNHFKSGDLVSMFSADMQVMENAIVRAVPGIVSKSFLMLGSLITAVILDWRMAVATISLLVIAFWLPRQVGRLAVRAAYARKVQDGKLAGFIKESVLLLPVIRTLDIGAHRRAEFDTHTDEVYLASHKQYLMGELTGRVTVFAVSAAQLGIIGLGAVLSLNGTVSGGVVVAYIGLLLAFGGSAGAIAGLLPPAIQAVGSWQRINTVLAQPDDVSTTNPGTPFQEPLGRVAFDNVSFSYSGDRINLQGVTLDAPVPRRIALVGPSGSGKSTVINLLSRNYDVMSGSVMLNDTDIRTIDNQSLRALMAVVNQDTTLFEGSIAYNIRIGRMDASDQEVEQAARAAEIHSFIVSLPGGYETNVGEGGKLLSGGQRQRVVIARALLRNPQILLLDEATSALDAEAEAAINSTLSRISADRSLFSVTHRLASCPEMDLICVFKDGSLVEYGQHTDLLRQGGVYAGMWEKQADISIANEGQNVDITIERLRKIPLFASAPQHDLERLRSLLRVEEVDADTALIKEGTSSGRFYIIARGSVESSVRLDDGTALVMEVLEVGDFFGEFALLEDIPNPTTCRTRHPCLLLSLSRQDLRHIADLGRSSEQQTELEKEIAATLDRRLDAKLDELMGRRLALRKSAAAKGASPQT; encoded by the coding sequence GTGTTCAAAAGACTAAAAGTATGGTTGCAGCAAAAGCTCAGGCCTTCTTCCAGCAGGCTTGAGCGTATAGAGAAGGACGCCTGCGCTTTGCTGGGCTTGCCTGCCGTTCTCCCCGCCGAGCAACTGGCCGCTAAAGTCAGGGCCGATACGCGTCCGGGTTCTGGCCGGGATCCTGGGCTGGAACTCCTGCGCCGGCTGCTCGTCGAGCGTCTGGATTTCCCGGAACCCGCCTTGGGCCTGTACAGCGCCGGCTTATTGCATTTGCTGACGCACAAAGCCGAAGAAGGGGTGCACATACGTCCCGACGAGACGAGCGATATCACGGAGCTGGTCTCCTGTCTTGAGCAGCCGACCTACAGCCCGGCCGATGCCGCCCGCGCGGGCGCTTTTCTGCGGTTTTTGCTCGATACCTACGAAGTCGAAGGCACGCTTGCCTTTGCTCGCGCCATGCAGCCCGGCGTCGACCTTGACGACGTTGCCCAGCAGGCAACCAACAAATCATTGCTTATGCTGTCTTTGCAATGGGGCGAATCCGTGTCGCGCGAACAGCCCGTCAAGGGTTTGTGGCCATTTGTTGTCTGGACGGTAGGCTTGCTGCGACCCTATCGGGGTTTTTGTTCGTTGTTGGTCGTGGGCATACTGATACAAACGGCTTATGCCACACTCATGCCCATCTGGCTGAACGACTTGTTCGATGATGGCATCACCGCTCGCAACGCTACGGTCATATGGCATACGCTGGCTTACCTGGTCGGCGGGTTTCTGGTTACGTCCGCGGCCGGCGTGGCCATAGACTTCAGTGTGTCGACCTTGGGGCCTAAAGCGTTGAACGATGTACGCACCAAGGTGTTCGACAAGCTGCTGGCCTTGTCTTCCCGGTCATTGAATCATTTCAAGAGCGGGGATCTCGTCTCGATGTTCTCGGCCGATATGCAGGTGATGGAAAATGCCATAGTCCGTGCCGTGCCGGGTATCGTGTCCAAGAGCTTTCTGATGCTGGGCTCCCTGATCACGGCAGTCATTCTTGACTGGCGCATGGCGGTGGCAACGATATCACTACTGGTCATTGCTTTCTGGCTGCCTCGCCAGGTTGGCCGCCTTGCCGTCCGGGCGGCTTATGCGCGCAAGGTCCAAGACGGCAAGCTGGCAGGCTTCATCAAAGAATCGGTTTTGCTGCTCCCGGTAATCCGCACCCTCGACATTGGCGCTCACAGGCGTGCGGAGTTCGACACGCATACCGATGAGGTCTACCTGGCCAGCCACAAACAGTACCTGATGGGCGAACTTACCGGGCGAGTCACGGTTTTTGCGGTCAGTGCGGCGCAGTTGGGCATCATAGGTCTGGGCGCCGTGCTTTCCTTGAACGGGACTGTGTCGGGCGGGGTTGTTGTGGCCTATATCGGCCTGCTGCTGGCATTCGGCGGCTCAGCGGGCGCCATTGCCGGGCTGCTGCCGCCGGCCATACAGGCGGTGGGCAGCTGGCAGCGCATCAATACCGTGCTGGCTCAGCCCGACGATGTCTCGACCACGAACCCGGGCACTCCCTTTCAGGAGCCGCTGGGGCGTGTGGCCTTCGACAATGTGTCTTTCAGCTACAGCGGCGATCGAATCAATTTGCAGGGGGTGACGCTAGATGCGCCCGTGCCCAGACGCATTGCGCTGGTGGGGCCGTCGGGTTCCGGGAAAAGCACAGTCATCAATCTGCTGTCGCGCAATTACGATGTCATGAGCGGCAGCGTCATGCTGAACGATACCGACATACGCACTATCGATAACCAGTCGCTGCGCGCCCTGATGGCGGTGGTCAATCAAGACACCACGCTATTCGAAGGTTCCATCGCCTACAACATCCGCATAGGCCGTATGGATGCCTCCGACCAGGAAGTCGAACAGGCTGCGCGGGCGGCGGAAATTCATAGTTTCATCGTCTCGCTGCCCGGTGGCTACGAAACCAATGTGGGTGAGGGCGGCAAGCTGCTTTCAGGCGGGCAGCGCCAGCGTGTGGTCATCGCCCGCGCCTTGTTGCGCAATCCGCAAATACTGTTGCTTGATGAAGCCACATCGGCGCTCGACGCCGAAGCAGAAGCGGCGATCAACAGCACTTTGTCCAGGATCAGCGCCGACCGCAGCCTGTTTTCGGTAACCCATCGCCTGGCTTCTTGCCCCGAGATGGACCTGATCTGCGTATTCAAGGATGGCAGCTTGGTCGAATATGGCCAGCACACTGACTTGCTCAGGCAAGGTGGCGTGTACGCGGGCATGTGGGAAAAGCAGGCCGATATCTCTATTGCAAACGAAGGCCAGAACGTCGACATCACTATCGAACGGCTGCGCAAAATTCCCCTGTTTGCCAGTGCGCCCCAACATGATCTGGAACGACTGCGCAGCCTGTTGCGTGTTGAAGAGGTGGACGCAGACACCGCACTGATCAAAGAGGGTACAAGCAGCGGACGTTTCTACATCATCGCCCGCGGCAGCGTAGAAAGCTCAGTCAGACTGGACGATGGCACGGCCCTGGTCATGGAGGTCCTGGAAGTCGGCGACTTCTTTGGCGAATTCGCCTTGCTTGAAGACATTCCCAACCCCACTACCTGCCGCACCCGCCATCCTTGCCTGCTGCTGTCGCTGAGTCGTCAGGATCTTCGTCATATTGCTGACCTTGGCCGAAGCAGCGAGCAGCAGACTGAGCTTGAAAAAGAAATCGCGGCCACGCTGGATCGCCGCCTTGACGCCAAACTCGATGAATTGATGGGACGCCGACTTGCCTTGCGCAAGTCGGCAGCTGCCAAAGGAGCAAGTCCTCAAACCTGA
- a CDS encoding AMP-binding protein, which yields MNPPAQAMASVLLPHVLQQRAADPADRWSYVFLDSQGAEQCRWTAAALAARTRAIAANIERISSPGEPVLLVYQAGPEFLAAFMACLSTGRLATPINPPRRNRLIERLVAVAVDSAARVALTSQDLVNATHEWRQSSTDLGALSWIATDSLPDEPGFKPADISPDDIAFLQYTSGSTALPKGVRVSHGNLVQDMERMQAAWALGPESTMVSWLPAFHDLGLIFGLLQPLYSGCASVQMAPNAFLQKPLLWLSALSRYRGTHTAAPSFAYDLCCRRIAPEDRSELDLSSLVMTMNAAEPINPAVLEQFSTEFQPHGFQRAAFAPAYGLAESTLAVTANPTGAEPVMRCFDVAVLEQGQVRMLDAQAAGGRVMPGSGRPLPDVPVAIVDPETFRRCPPHVVGEIWVGGPTIAQGYWRRPDETAATFAAVIADEEDAGPFLRTGDLGVLQDGELFVTGRIKDLIILGGANFYPHDIERVAQDAHEALRRDNGAAFAIASEADGGREQVVLVQELERSRRGEAPEPIMQAIVQAVWQNLEVPLSRLVLVMPGSVLRTSSGKIQRLANKRAFLEGALPVIAQWQALTAQPALSTSKPLQATSPDADALSGWLMAWLSDRLKLPAASIDASRGFAEMGLDSLGSTELAFALGEHAGMELPETIAYDYPTISRLVDHIAPGTARTSSAQSASAGTIRPAHDTVTQGGTDLDDLLDAIERGEP from the coding sequence GTGAATCCTCCAGCCCAGGCCATGGCCTCTGTGCTACTGCCTCATGTCTTGCAACAGCGTGCGGCCGATCCGGCCGATCGCTGGTCCTATGTCTTTCTAGACAGCCAGGGAGCCGAGCAATGCCGCTGGACGGCTGCTGCGTTGGCCGCTCGTACGCGCGCCATTGCTGCAAATATCGAGCGCATCAGCTCACCGGGCGAGCCCGTGCTGCTGGTGTACCAGGCGGGGCCGGAATTTCTGGCCGCCTTCATGGCCTGCTTGTCTACCGGCAGGTTGGCAACACCCATCAATCCGCCGCGGCGCAATCGCCTCATAGAGCGCCTGGTGGCCGTGGCCGTCGATTCGGCGGCACGGGTGGCGCTGACTAGCCAGGATCTGGTGAATGCAACCCACGAATGGCGGCAGTCCAGTACCGACTTGGGCGCACTGAGCTGGATAGCCACTGACAGTCTGCCTGATGAACCGGGTTTCAAGCCGGCCGATATCAGCCCGGATGACATCGCTTTCCTTCAATACACATCGGGCTCGACGGCGCTGCCCAAGGGTGTGCGTGTAAGCCATGGCAATCTGGTGCAAGACATGGAACGCATGCAAGCGGCCTGGGCCCTGGGGCCTGAGTCCACCATGGTCAGCTGGCTGCCTGCCTTCCATGACCTGGGTTTGATTTTTGGCCTGCTGCAGCCCTTGTACTCGGGCTGCGCCTCGGTGCAAATGGCACCCAACGCCTTTCTGCAGAAACCTTTGTTATGGCTGTCGGCCTTGTCGCGCTACAGGGGTACGCATACGGCGGCGCCCAGCTTTGCCTACGACTTGTGCTGCCGACGCATTGCGCCCGAAGATCGGTCCGAGCTGGACTTGTCCAGCCTTGTCATGACGATGAACGCCGCGGAGCCCATCAATCCGGCTGTCCTGGAACAATTCAGCACTGAGTTTCAACCTCATGGTTTCCAGCGCGCGGCCTTTGCACCTGCTTACGGCCTGGCTGAAAGCACGCTTGCGGTTACGGCCAATCCGACCGGGGCCGAACCGGTAATGCGCTGTTTCGATGTCGCCGTGCTGGAGCAGGGCCAGGTGCGCATGCTGGACGCACAGGCTGCCGGCGGCCGTGTGATGCCGGGCAGTGGACGGCCTCTGCCCGATGTGCCTGTTGCTATTGTCGATCCGGAAACCTTCAGGCGTTGCCCGCCGCATGTGGTGGGCGAGATTTGGGTGGGTGGCCCCACGATAGCGCAGGGCTACTGGCGCAGGCCCGACGAAACAGCCGCCACGTTTGCTGCGGTTATTGCCGACGAGGAAGACGCGGGCCCGTTCCTGCGGACCGGTGATCTGGGCGTGTTGCAAGACGGCGAGCTGTTCGTGACGGGACGCATCAAGGATCTCATTATTTTGGGCGGCGCCAACTTCTATCCGCATGATATTGAGCGCGTCGCGCAAGACGCCCATGAAGCCCTGCGCCGCGACAATGGCGCGGCGTTTGCCATCGCATCCGAGGCCGATGGTGGTCGTGAGCAAGTCGTTTTGGTGCAAGAACTTGAACGCTCGCGGCGAGGCGAGGCGCCCGAACCCATTATGCAGGCGATTGTTCAGGCGGTCTGGCAAAACCTGGAAGTGCCTTTGTCCCGTCTGGTGCTGGTGATGCCCGGTTCGGTGCTTCGGACGTCCAGTGGAAAAATCCAGAGACTGGCCAACAAACGCGCCTTTCTTGAGGGCGCGCTGCCCGTGATTGCCCAGTGGCAAGCCCTGACGGCACAGCCGGCGCTGTCGACTTCCAAGCCGCTGCAAGCCACCAGTCCCGATGCCGACGCCTTGAGCGGGTGGTTGATGGCCTGGCTGTCAGACCGACTCAAACTGCCTGCCGCATCCATAGATGCCAGCCGTGGCTTTGCCGAGATGGGCCTGGACTCCCTGGGCTCCACAGAACTTGCCTTTGCCCTGGGCGAACACGCCGGGATGGAACTGCCGGAAACCATCGCCTACGACTATCCCACCATCAGCCGCTTGGTCGACCATATTGCGCCGGGCACGGCCCGTACTTCGTCGGCACAATCGGCGTCGGCGGGCACGATCAGGCCGGCCCATGACACCGTAACGCAGGGTGGCACGGATCTGGATGACTTGCTGGATGCCATTGAGCGGGGTGAGCCGTGA